Proteins found in one Chloroflexota bacterium genomic segment:
- a CDS encoding family 10 glycosylhydrolase, producing MADADEHSQSRAKPMAPGVTDRIGDAWLSGTPRYLTDLDRAEPASAIRSTPEPRHWRAMSYRTDSLSGTMLAAGLETAAPTVRYPLDARGLHAISIGTVPIRTPAEGLTLGMPLKLSGDDAFSFLTMEPYRRPDHGVDVVEMYWKIANLTGQALDIGQASARVGEGDGAGAFACAAARVVYIKLVPLTDAEIADWSADQARADTRRLFAHNDAHFAHYLFRLTSAADVRREIEQYHESDFSRMYWEAGGGDLMSYFSSIGRRHTLDGLEDYGRRGDRLHAESWRVFRDEGVDPFDVALEQTHAVGLEFHAGYRVAGFQYPPPLDHHNHGDTYFKRHPEFYGEDRAGNQTPRISYSYPEVREFVLSLLREMAERPIDGVCLLYNRRPPVVEYEPPLVEGFTREFGCDPRTLPEDDPDWLAFRAGTLTQFMRDVRAAMDEASRDRPRRIAVSAIVAASEAENLMQGLDLATWVREGLVDTLIPYSARTNFRPFFNEPGGMVWTDSKQLGFLVDTVAGSPCVVAPNVMPRSMPPEDYRRQAAAIYAAGAEHLFFWDSAGGGCRANFGHEWNALRRLGHQDEIQAWIEAGEPDLPRSSMPLREWAGWDLSYVTPG from the coding sequence GTGGCCGACGCCGATGAGCATTCCCAATCCCGCGCCAAGCCGATGGCGCCTGGCGTGACCGACCGCATCGGCGACGCCTGGCTCAGCGGCACGCCGCGGTATCTGACCGACCTGGACCGCGCCGAGCCGGCGTCCGCGATCCGCTCCACTCCCGAACCGCGGCACTGGCGGGCGATGTCCTATCGCACGGACTCGCTGAGCGGCACGATGCTGGCCGCCGGACTGGAGACGGCGGCGCCCACGGTGCGCTATCCGCTCGACGCGCGCGGCCTGCACGCCATCTCGATCGGCACCGTGCCGATCCGGACGCCCGCCGAGGGACTGACACTAGGTATGCCGCTGAAGCTAAGCGGCGACGACGCGTTCTCATTTCTGACGATGGAGCCCTACCGGCGGCCGGATCACGGCGTGGACGTCGTGGAGATGTATTGGAAAATCGCGAACCTCACCGGCCAAGCATTGGACATCGGACAGGCGAGCGCGCGGGTCGGCGAGGGCGACGGAGCCGGGGCGTTCGCCTGCGCGGCGGCGCGGGTGGTTTACATAAAACTCGTGCCACTCACTGACGCCGAAATCGCGGACTGGAGCGCCGATCAGGCCCGCGCCGATACGCGTCGCCTGTTCGCGCACAACGACGCCCATTTCGCGCACTACCTCTTCCGGCTCACGTCGGCGGCCGACGTGCGGCGCGAGATCGAGCAGTACCACGAGAGCGACTTCTCGCGCATGTATTGGGAAGCCGGCGGCGGCGACCTCATGTCTTACTTCAGTTCAATTGGGCGGCGGCACACGCTGGACGGCCTGGAGGACTACGGCCGCCGCGGCGATCGCCTGCACGCCGAGAGTTGGCGGGTGTTCCGCGACGAGGGCGTCGATCCGTTCGACGTGGCGCTGGAGCAGACGCACGCCGTCGGGCTGGAGTTTCACGCCGGCTATCGGGTGGCCGGATTCCAATATCCGCCGCCGTTGGACCATCACAACCACGGCGACACGTATTTCAAACGGCATCCCGAGTTCTACGGCGAAGACCGGGCAGGCAACCAGACGCCGCGCATCTCGTACAGCTATCCGGAAGTCCGCGAGTTCGTGCTGTCGTTGCTGCGCGAAATGGCGGAGCGGCCCATCGACGGAGTGTGCCTGCTCTACAACCGCCGCCCGCCGGTGGTCGAATACGAACCGCCGTTGGTAGAGGGCTTCACGCGCGAGTTCGGGTGCGATCCCCGGACGCTGCCCGAGGACGACCCGGACTGGCTGGCCTTTCGCGCGGGCACGCTCACGCAATTCATGCGCGACGTGCGCGCGGCGATGGACGAGGCGTCGCGGGATCGTCCGCGGCGGATTGCGGTTTCGGCCATCGTCGCCGCGTCCGAGGCCGAGAACCTGATGCAGGGCCTCGACCTGGCGACATGGGTGCGCGAGGGTCTCGTGGATACGCTGATTCCCTACAGCGCCCGCACCAACTTCCGCCCGTTCTTCAATGAACCCGGCGGCATGGTGTGGACCGATTCCAAGCAGCTCGGATTCCTGGTGGATACGGTGGCGGGCTCGCCGTGCGTGGTCGCGCCAAACGTGATGCCGCGGTCGATGCCGCCGGAGGACTATCGGCGGCAGGCCGCCGCCATCTATGCGGCGGGCGCCGAGCATTTGTTCTTCTGGGATTCGGCGGGCGGCGGGTGCCGCGCGAACTTCGGGCATGAATGGAACGCGCTGCGCCGGTTGGGCCACCAGGATGAAATCCAGGCGTGGATCGAAGCCGGCGAGCCCGACTTGCCGCGTTCGTCAATGCCGCTGCGTGAATGGGCCGGATGGGATCTTTCGTACGTGACCCCGGGATAG
- a CDS encoding MFS transporter: MPEPSPSMNDAAASEGDPGGWLRLVRDPKWRGLSVILIGTFLSVIVHNIATVTLPSIAADFGATLAEVQWVAIAVSLTTAAVVMPAGYLADRLGRRAFFIGGMALFAGASLMAGWAPSLESLVAARLLQGAATAIVGANGIAIAVTLFPEEERGKVLGLSSATVGFSALVAPAVGGIVVEAGGWRWAYHALALPAVVGAVGAWLVLEAGRSPESTNGPGRFDWFGSSAIAGIAVTLVLGLTMGPVVGWTEPLVWSSIAAAAVLGGAYVWWELRTPNPLFDLRLLRRRAVVTPLGARIVLLMGLSGGGFLVPFYIQGVLGFSARDLGFILVPGFAVYTLVATLAGRFSDRWTPRPFLIAGPLVGLISVLALASFGSDTPLAVVVLVLVVNSASLSLVTSPSTNAMLGAVPERVYTVAVAFMNLAGTIAGIVALALITAIVTAVMAAAGAEASVNAVASDPATTGAFLDGWRVAFLVQAAFMLTAAVIGLMYRPPVPKGIRRS; encoded by the coding sequence ATGCCTGAACCTTCACCGTCGATGAACGACGCGGCGGCATCCGAGGGCGACCCCGGCGGCTGGCTGCGGCTCGTGCGCGATCCCAAATGGCGCGGCCTGAGCGTCATCCTCATCGGCACCTTCCTCAGCGTGATCGTGCACAACATCGCCACGGTCACGCTGCCCAGCATCGCGGCGGACTTCGGCGCCACCCTGGCCGAGGTGCAATGGGTCGCCATCGCCGTGTCGCTCACGACCGCCGCCGTGGTCATGCCCGCGGGTTACTTGGCCGACCGGTTGGGCCGCCGCGCGTTCTTCATCGGCGGCATGGCGCTGTTCGCGGGCGCCTCGCTCATGGCCGGCTGGGCGCCGTCGCTCGAATCCCTGGTCGCGGCACGGCTGCTGCAAGGCGCGGCGACGGCCATCGTGGGCGCCAACGGCATCGCCATCGCCGTCACCCTCTTCCCGGAGGAAGAGCGCGGCAAGGTGCTCGGGCTCTCCTCCGCCACGGTTGGATTCAGCGCCCTGGTGGCGCCGGCGGTCGGCGGCATCGTCGTCGAGGCGGGCGGCTGGCGCTGGGCCTATCACGCCTTGGCGCTGCCCGCGGTCGTCGGGGCGGTCGGCGCCTGGCTGGTGTTGGAAGCCGGTCGGTCGCCCGAATCCACCAACGGGCCGGGCCGGTTCGATTGGTTCGGCTCGAGCGCCATCGCGGGAATCGCCGTCACGCTGGTGCTGGGCCTCACCATGGGTCCGGTAGTCGGTTGGACCGAGCCGCTGGTCTGGAGCTCTATCGCAGCCGCCGCGGTCTTGGGCGGCGCCTACGTGTGGTGGGAGCTGCGCACGCCCAATCCCCTGTTCGATCTGCGCCTGCTGCGCCGACGCGCTGTCGTCACACCGCTGGGCGCCCGGATCGTGCTGCTGATGGGCCTGTCGGGCGGCGGGTTCCTGGTGCCGTTCTACATCCAGGGCGTGCTGGGCTTCAGCGCGCGCGACTTGGGGTTCATCCTCGTGCCGGGATTCGCCGTCTACACGCTGGTCGCCACGCTCGCCGGACGGTTCTCGGATCGCTGGACGCCGCGTCCGTTTCTGATTGCCGGGCCGCTGGTGGGTCTGATCAGCGTCCTCGCGCTGGCAAGCTTCGGTTCGGACACGCCGCTGGCCGTGGTCGTGCTGGTGCTGGTCGTCAACAGCGCCAGTCTCTCGCTGGTGACGTCGCCCAGCACCAACGCCATGCTCGGCGCCGTGCCGGAGAGGGTCTACACCGTCGCCGTGGCGTTCATGAATCTCGCCGGCACCATCGCCGGCATCGTGGCTCTCGCCCTGATCACCGCCATCGTCACGGCCGTCATGGCCGCCGCCGGAGCCGAGGCCAGCGTCAACGCCGTTGCCTCGGATCCCGCCACTACCGGCGCCTTCCTCGACGGCTGGCGCGTCGCCTTCCTCGTCCAAGCGGCCTTCATGCTCACCGCCGCCGTGATCGGGCTGATGTATCGCCCGCCGGTCCCCAAGGGAATTCGACGATCCTGA
- a CDS encoding MFS transporter, with protein sequence MKRLPAYPLSIAMAGVQGLAFTTVVTTNLVYQVESVGLNALQLVLVGTLLEATTLAFEVPTGVVADVYSRRLSILIGFVLMGAGFMVEGSIPLFAGVLAAQVVWGLGFTFISGATTAWIADEVGQERLSAALLRGTQAYLIGGLVGISLAVALSSVSRALPVVVGGAMFVGLAAFLAFTMPERGFTRVPAHRRQTFKTMGATLRTALRLVRGQRTLLLIVAVPFLFGASSEIPDRLVTPFLLETITLPPLGPLDPVAWFGLSGYVGRGLSLAATEVARRKFDTSNDRVTGTVLVTAQAIYIGSLVGFALATNLGLALAMLWLRGPLFAVSGPLLSVLQNRMIPSRVRATMLSVGAQANAAGQLIAGPALGAVALGISLRAGFLGSALVLAPVVVILLILSRRRTAAPDVG encoded by the coding sequence ATGAAGCGTCTGCCTGCCTATCCACTCTCCATTGCGATGGCCGGTGTCCAGGGTCTGGCGTTCACCACCGTAGTGACCACCAACCTCGTATATCAGGTCGAATCCGTCGGCCTGAATGCCCTGCAGCTCGTGTTAGTCGGCACCCTGCTCGAAGCGACAACGTTGGCGTTCGAGGTGCCGACCGGCGTCGTTGCCGATGTCTACAGCCGGCGCTTGTCGATCTTGATCGGATTCGTCCTCATGGGCGCCGGCTTCATGGTGGAAGGGTCCATCCCGCTGTTCGCGGGCGTCCTCGCCGCCCAAGTGGTATGGGGGCTCGGATTTACCTTCATCAGCGGCGCAACCACGGCCTGGATCGCCGACGAGGTCGGGCAGGAGCGACTCAGCGCAGCGCTTCTGCGCGGTACGCAGGCGTATCTGATTGGTGGCCTCGTGGGTATTTCGCTGGCTGTTGCGCTCTCAAGCGTGTCGCGGGCCCTGCCGGTTGTCGTGGGTGGCGCAATGTTTGTGGGCCTTGCGGCATTCCTCGCGTTCACGATGCCGGAACGGGGGTTCACGCGAGTGCCGGCGCACCGGCGCCAGACGTTCAAGACGATGGGCGCGACGCTGCGGACAGCGTTACGTCTCGTTCGAGGCCAGCGCACGTTGCTCCTTATCGTGGCCGTGCCGTTCTTGTTTGGTGCGTCCAGCGAAATCCCCGACCGCTTGGTCACACCGTTCTTGCTCGAAACCATCACGCTGCCGCCGCTGGGCCCGCTGGACCCCGTAGCCTGGTTTGGCCTCAGCGGCTATGTGGGGCGGGGGCTCTCGCTCGCGGCCACCGAAGTCGCGCGCCGCAAGTTCGATACGTCAAACGACCGCGTGACAGGCACCGTGCTGGTGACCGCGCAGGCGATCTACATCGGCAGCCTGGTCGGGTTCGCGCTCGCCACGAATCTTGGGCTCGCCCTGGCGATGCTGTGGCTGCGCGGGCCGCTGTTCGCTGTCAGCGGCCCATTGCTCAGCGTGCTACAGAATCGAATGATTCCGTCGCGGGTTCGAGCCACGATGCTATCGGTGGGCGCGCAGGCCAATGCGGCTGGCCAGCTCATTGCCGGTCCGGCGCTCGGCGCCGTCGCTCTTGGGATCTCGCTTCGCGCGGGATTCTTAGGCTCGGCCCTGGTGCTTGCCCCGGTTGTCGTGATTCTGCTGATCCTCAGTCGGCGGCGCACCGCGGCGCCTGACGTTGGCTGA
- a CDS encoding dihydrodipicolinate synthase family protein codes for MRDHDEVRALLDGPINSLPTIFTESGEIDWDGTRAVIDKSLEGNCNVIMLTWGDSLISLLTDDEVAELHRVVIDHVDGRALTIACDNQWGLNKAIEFGRFVRELGYDLYMVRPADWAKGTPESLADYYKACGQVAPVMFVGDVPIRTLELVADDPNMWAFKEDLGLDYAHEVLMRWGDRWPMAGGGGIKRHYVLWPHGNCNSWLDVFIYCNLLPQKLYWDAIKRDDLPEAWRLARHYEQPIWDLWPVFPAGGDGLVHTMIEVCGVAPRWRRSPAPNATEEEMEQVRDMLRGLELL; via the coding sequence ATGCGTGACCACGACGAAGTCCGCGCCCTGCTCGACGGCCCGATTAACTCGCTGCCCACGATCTTCACCGAGTCCGGTGAGATCGACTGGGACGGCACGCGGGCGGTGATCGACAAGTCGCTGGAAGGCAACTGCAACGTCATCATGCTCACCTGGGGCGACAGCCTCATCTCGCTGCTGACGGACGACGAGGTGGCCGAGCTGCACCGCGTGGTGATCGACCACGTGGACGGCCGCGCGCTCACCATCGCCTGCGACAACCAGTGGGGCCTCAACAAGGCGATCGAGTTTGGGCGCTTCGTGCGCGAGTTGGGATATGACCTCTACATGGTGCGCCCGGCCGACTGGGCCAAGGGCACGCCGGAATCCCTGGCGGACTACTACAAGGCTTGCGGCCAAGTCGCCCCGGTGATGTTCGTGGGCGACGTACCGATCCGCACGCTGGAGCTCGTCGCCGACGACCCGAACATGTGGGCCTTCAAAGAAGACCTGGGCCTGGACTACGCCCACGAAGTGCTGATGCGCTGGGGCGACCGCTGGCCGATGGCCGGCGGCGGCGGCATCAAGCGCCACTACGTGCTGTGGCCCCACGGCAACTGCAACTCCTGGCTGGACGTGTTCATCTACTGCAATCTGCTGCCCCAGAAACTCTATTGGGACGCCATCAAGCGCGACGACCTGCCCGAAGCCTGGCGACTGGCGCGGCACTACGAGCAGCCGATCTGGGACCTGTGGCCGGTGTTCCCCGCCGGCGGCGACGGCCTGGTGCACACCATGATCGAGGTCTGCGGCGTGGCCCCCCGCTGGCGCCGCTCACCCGCCCCGAACGCGACCGAGGAAGAGATGGAGCAGGTGCGGGACATGCTGCGGGGGTTGGAGCTGCTGTAG
- a CDS encoding dihydrodipicolinate synthase family protein, with amino-acid sequence MKSPDEIRGLMEGPCLSLPTVFKRDGDVDHEGMRNVIDVALDAGCQIVMLTWGDSLVSLLTDTELAQVHRNVIEHVGNRAVTIGCDNQWALPKAIEFGRYVDALGYDLYMVRPADWAKGTPETLAEHFRAIAQVTRVMLVGMVPLRTCELIENVPNVLAFKEDLAIDYAHEVQMRWGDRWAMVTGGAHKRHVLFHPHGPRAWLDIFIRFHPQPTVDYWNALKRDDTRTAWEIAMRYEQKLWDLAAQVRYEKDGLFAHALLEVYDVAPRWRRSPAPDPTDEELDELRDWLRGIGLM; translated from the coding sequence ATGAAGTCGCCCGACGAGATCCGCGGCCTCATGGAAGGACCGTGCCTCTCGCTACCAACGGTGTTCAAACGCGACGGCGATGTCGATCATGAGGGCATGCGCAACGTCATCGACGTGGCGCTGGACGCCGGTTGCCAGATCGTGATGCTGACCTGGGGCGACAGTCTGGTTTCGCTGCTCACCGACACCGAGCTGGCCCAGGTGCATCGCAACGTGATCGAGCACGTCGGCAACCGAGCCGTCACCATCGGCTGCGACAATCAGTGGGCGCTGCCCAAGGCCATCGAGTTCGGTCGCTACGTCGACGCGCTCGGGTACGACCTCTACATGGTTCGCCCGGCAGACTGGGCCAAGGGCACGCCGGAGACCCTGGCCGAGCACTTTCGGGCCATCGCCCAGGTGACCCGGGTGATGCTGGTGGGCATGGTGCCGCTGCGCACCTGCGAGCTGATCGAAAACGTGCCCAACGTGCTGGCGTTCAAGGAAGACCTGGCCATCGACTACGCGCACGAGGTGCAGATGCGCTGGGGCGACCGCTGGGCCATGGTCACCGGCGGCGCGCACAAGCGGCATGTGCTGTTCCATCCCCACGGCCCGCGCGCGTGGCTGGACATCTTCATCCGCTTTCACCCGCAGCCGACGGTCGACTACTGGAACGCGCTCAAGCGCGACGACACCCGCACGGCCTGGGAAATCGCCATGCGCTACGAGCAGAAGCTCTGGGACCTCGCCGCGCAGGTCCGCTACGAAAAGGACGGGCTGTTCGCCCACGCGCTGCTGGAGGTCTACGATGTCGCGCCGCGCTGGCGCCGATCACCCGCACCCGATCCGACCGATGAAGAACTCGACGAGCTGCGCGACTGGCTGCGCGGCATTGGCCTGATGTAG
- a CDS encoding dihydrodipicolinate synthase family protein, with translation MPTIFHEDGTVDYPSIRNLIDFSIDGGCDVIMLTWGDSLISLLTDDEVAELHRVVIDQVGERAVTIACDNIWGRNKAVEFGRYVRELGFDVYMVRPAEWAKGTAESLAEFYTACGRESPVMFVGDVPLRTLELLADDPNMWAFKEDLGLDYAHEIIMRWGDRWPMVGGGGMKRHHLLWAHGHCDTWLDGFCRTFPAVSQDYWRALQRGDIAAAWAQAMQYEVPLRAMAQRVRYGPDGFVKHAMVEAAGVAPRWRRSPAVNPTEEEMDELREFLAGLGPQTQPVPA, from the coding sequence GTGCCGACGATCTTTCACGAGGACGGCACCGTCGACTACCCGTCCATCCGCAACTTGATCGACTTCAGCATCGACGGCGGCTGCGACGTCATCATGCTCACTTGGGGCGACAGCCTGATCTCGCTGCTCACCGACGATGAGGTGGCCGAGCTGCACCGGGTCGTCATCGATCAGGTCGGCGAGCGCGCGGTCACCATCGCCTGCGACAATATTTGGGGCCGCAACAAGGCGGTCGAGTTTGGGCGCTACGTGCGCGAGCTGGGCTTCGACGTCTACATGGTGCGCCCCGCGGAGTGGGCCAAGGGCACGGCGGAGTCGCTGGCGGAGTTTTATACCGCCTGCGGGCGCGAGTCGCCGGTGATGTTCGTGGGCGACGTGCCGCTGCGCACGCTCGAGCTGCTCGCCGACGATCCGAACATGTGGGCCTTCAAGGAAGACCTAGGCCTGGACTACGCCCACGAAATCATCATGCGCTGGGGCGACCGCTGGCCGATGGTCGGCGGCGGCGGGATGAAGCGACACCACCTGCTGTGGGCGCACGGCCACTGCGACACGTGGCTCGACGGCTTCTGCCGTACCTTCCCGGCCGTCTCCCAGGACTATTGGCGCGCGCTACAACGCGGCGACATCGCGGCGGCCTGGGCGCAAGCGATGCAATACGAAGTGCCGCTGCGCGCCATGGCGCAGCGCGTGCGCTATGGACCCGACGGCTTCGTCAAGCATGCGATGGTGGAGGCTGCGGGCGTGGCTCCCCGCTGGCGGCGGTCGCCGGCGGTCAACCCGACGGAGGAAGAGATGGACGAGTTGCGAGAGTTCCTGGCCGGGCTCGGTCCGCAGACACAGCCGGTGCCGGCATGA
- a CDS encoding GDSL-type esterase/lipase family protein has product MATGAYYASGCFQGVVDMQWIALPSPDVEMRGLVGAPRALLHRIPEEHRDSLPAGTWERAEMTSGVRLVFQTDSPRVALHLEYLQRPSRASKVDAYVDGRFAGTDGGDDAGPCTADLLQGMTGTHDVELHMPPYSKVRLKSLGLAPGASLSAPTRRPSRFITFHGDSITHGAVTTRSGLAYPSRVARALGADFINLGFGGSARGEPGMARIVADLPADAISLYYGINTYAIGHPGPEEFGRIYADFLEVVRASHAETPIIVITPTWYVPELHQRNASGASVEEYREVIRHAVSARVAAGDANIAVLEGCSLIGPGDESHLADLVHPNYEGFAEIAGGLTRMIGQAWGIA; this is encoded by the coding sequence GTGGCCACCGGCGCTTACTATGCCTCCGGCTGCTTCCAGGGTGTCGTCGACATGCAATGGATCGCGCTGCCGTCGCCGGACGTCGAGATGCGGGGACTAGTCGGTGCGCCGCGGGCGCTGCTCCATCGGATTCCGGAGGAGCATCGGGATAGCCTGCCGGCCGGCACCTGGGAGCGCGCGGAGATGACTTCGGGCGTGCGGCTGGTCTTTCAGACGGACAGCCCGCGCGTGGCGCTGCACCTCGAGTACCTGCAACGACCGAGCCGCGCCAGCAAGGTCGACGCCTACGTCGACGGGCGGTTCGCGGGCACGGACGGCGGTGACGACGCCGGTCCATGCACCGCCGATCTGCTCCAGGGCATGACGGGCACTCATGACGTCGAGCTGCACATGCCGCCCTACTCGAAAGTTCGGCTCAAGTCGTTGGGTCTAGCGCCCGGCGCGAGCCTTTCGGCTCCGACCAGACGGCCTTCAAGGTTCATCACATTCCACGGCGACTCGATTACGCACGGTGCCGTGACCACGCGGTCGGGTCTGGCCTATCCGTCACGGGTGGCTCGGGCGCTGGGCGCCGATTTCATCAACCTGGGCTTCGGTGGATCGGCCAGGGGCGAGCCCGGCATGGCGCGAATCGTGGCCGACCTGCCGGCCGACGCCATTTCGCTCTACTACGGCATCAATACCTACGCCATCGGCCATCCCGGACCGGAGGAGTTCGGCCGCATCTACGCCGACTTCCTCGAAGTCGTGCGTGCCTCGCACGCGGAGACGCCCATCATCGTCATCACGCCCACGTGGTACGTCCCGGAGCTGCACCAGCGAAACGCATCCGGCGCGAGTGTGGAGGAGTACCGGGAGGTCATTCGCCATGCGGTGTCCGCGCGGGTTGCGGCCGGCGATGCCAACATCGCGGTTCTGGAGGGTTGCAGTCTCATCGGCCCCGGCGACGAGTCGCACCTGGCGGACCTGGTGCATCCGAATTATGAGGGGTTCGCGGAGATTGCCGGGGGGCTCACGCGGATGATCGGGCAGGCGTGGGGGATCGCCTAG
- a CDS encoding alpha/beta hydrolase → MTERVFLTNGPADAPDRFVLAHGAGSPMDSTTMEAIATGVSAAGVRVVRFEFPYMRQRRDGGSRRPPDRQAVLLETWREVIDALGGAESLVIGGRSMGGRMASLIADAVGARGLVCLGYPFHPPGKPERLRTEHLADLRTPTLIVQGERDAFGSSAEVGGYDLSDAIRIHWLADGDHSFVPRKRSGHTTAGHLATTVAETAGFIQSLDRATPD, encoded by the coding sequence ATGACCGAGCGTGTGTTCCTCACTAACGGACCTGCCGACGCGCCGGACCGCTTCGTGTTGGCCCACGGCGCCGGGTCGCCCATGGACAGCACGACCATGGAGGCCATCGCCACCGGAGTGTCCGCCGCCGGAGTACGCGTCGTTCGCTTCGAGTTTCCCTACATGCGCCAGCGACGCGACGGCGGTAGCCGCAGGCCGCCCGATCGCCAAGCCGTGCTTCTCGAGACCTGGCGCGAGGTCATCGACGCCTTGGGCGGCGCCGAGAGCCTAGTGATTGGGGGACGCTCCATGGGCGGCCGCATGGCCAGCCTCATCGCCGACGCGGTCGGCGCACGGGGCCTCGTGTGCCTGGGCTACCCGTTCCATCCGCCGGGAAAGCCGGAGAGACTCCGCACCGAGCACCTGGCCGACCTGCGCACGCCCACGCTCATCGTGCAGGGAGAGCGCGACGCGTTCGGTTCAAGTGCCGAGGTCGGCGGCTACGACCTCTCGGACGCAATTCGCATCCACTGGCTAGCCGATGGCGACCACTCGTTCGTCCCGCGCAAACGGTCCGGCCACACGACGGCTGGTCATCTCGCGACGACCGTCGCGGAGACGGCAGGATTCATCCAGTCACTGGACCGCGCAACGCCGGATTGA
- a CDS encoding Gfo/Idh/MocA family oxidoreductase: MKTYRAAILGLGRMGNTIDDEIPPSRDFMLPYGLPGACQAAAQLDLVTGCDLLPEKRANFGERWGVPTVYEDLDEMIAKEQPDLVAICTRADVHSDLAVRVANAGVPMMYLEKAIACSPREADDVLAACQAHGTVFNSGVLNRFSKTFGAARDLIVQGRIGEPKAAIQYPARSLLHGHIHSVDALSYLLGDPRITRVRGELHPRDLEIVDGRLDDDPMATYHLEFENGVEAWCISAGQHEFEIVGTEGVVRTLNNAEGLSLRVNQPTDSSRHREWHAEPLPEVEKSSSVVSCLEDLIEAHETGRPTLNHIEQAHHVTEACFAIAESHRQGGAWVDLPLTDRDLYIYHV; encoded by the coding sequence ATGAAAACCTACCGCGCCGCCATTCTCGGCCTGGGCCGCATGGGCAACACCATCGACGACGAGATCCCGCCGTCGCGCGACTTCATGCTGCCCTATGGCTTGCCGGGGGCCTGTCAGGCTGCCGCGCAGCTCGATCTGGTGACGGGGTGCGACCTGCTGCCCGAGAAGCGCGCCAACTTCGGCGAGCGCTGGGGAGTGCCCACGGTTTACGAAGACCTCGACGAGATGATCGCCAAGGAGCAGCCCGACCTTGTCGCCATCTGCACGCGGGCCGACGTGCACTCGGACTTGGCCGTGCGGGTGGCGAATGCCGGCGTGCCCATGATGTATCTCGAAAAGGCCATCGCCTGCTCGCCCCGCGAGGCCGACGACGTGCTGGCGGCCTGCCAGGCGCACGGCACCGTGTTCAACTCAGGCGTGCTGAACCGGTTCTCGAAGACGTTCGGCGCGGCCCGCGACTTGATCGTTCAGGGACGCATCGGCGAGCCCAAGGCCGCGATCCAATACCCAGCACGGAGTCTGCTGCATGGCCACATCCATTCGGTCGACGCACTGTCCTATCTGCTGGGCGATCCCCGCATCACGCGCGTGCGCGGTGAGCTGCATCCCCGCGATCTTGAGATCGTGGACGGCAGGCTCGACGACGATCCGATGGCGACCTATCACCTGGAGTTCGAGAACGGGGTGGAGGCGTGGTGCATCTCCGCCGGCCAGCACGAGTTCGAGATCGTCGGGACCGAGGGCGTCGTGCGCACCCTGAACAACGCCGAGGGTTTGTCTCTGCGCGTCAACCAGCCCACCGACTCGTCGCGCCACCGCGAGTGGCACGCGGAGCCGCTGCCCGAGGTCGAGAAGTCAAGCTCGGTCGTCTCTTGCCTGGAGGACCTCATCGAGGCCCACGAGACGGGACGGCCGACGCTCAATCACATCGAGCAGGCGCACCACGTCACCGAGGCCTGCTTTGCCATCGCCGAGAGCCATCGCCAAGGCGGAGCATGGGTCGACCTGCCGCTGACCGACCGCGATCTCTACATCTATCACGTGTAG
- a CDS encoding VOC family protein: MTLPDASLPSTTIDRGIYVMPQFVTFEVSDMTAARHWYVNGLGFVELAVLPGPNGDPVLVHLRRFRYQDILLVPGRDPEDKASGVRVSFAAGDEDLDARAALASGETGGVVEGPNRTPWNTRDLHFRDADGHLVVFTAPDLNADMDSEFARRVSDSVQTAEE, encoded by the coding sequence ATGACCTTGCCTGACGCCTCGCTGCCGAGCACGACGATTGACCGCGGCATCTACGTGATGCCGCAGTTCGTCACGTTCGAGGTGTCGGACATGACCGCGGCGCGGCACTGGTACGTGAATGGGCTCGGGTTCGTGGAGCTGGCTGTGCTTCCGGGACCGAACGGCGATCCGGTGCTGGTCCACCTGCGCCGGTTTCGGTATCAGGACATTCTGCTGGTGCCGGGACGCGATCCCGAGGACAAGGCGTCGGGCGTGCGGGTCTCGTTCGCCGCCGGGGACGAGGACCTGGACGCGAGGGCGGCCCTTGCCTCCGGCGAGACGGGCGGCGTCGTCGAAGGGCCGAACCGCACGCCGTGGAACACGCGTGATTTGCACTTTCGGGATGCCGACGGGCATCTGGTGGTCTTCACGGCGCCAGACTTGAACGCCGACATGGATTCGGAGTTTGCCCGGCGCGTGAGTGATTCGGTGCAAACGGCCGAGGAATAG